In Janthinobacterium sp. B9-8, the genomic stretch TTATTTAAGCGGGCTGGATTTTTATTTATATTAGGACTTTTGTATATAGAAATCTGGCCTGCTGATATTTTACATTATTACGGTATATACATTTCAATAGGCGCTTTATGCCTTATGTTGCCAAGCCGTTATATCATGGTTCTGGTCTTGTTATTGTTGATTGCATCGTCTTTTTTATTTGGAATGCTTAATTATAGTACGGCTTGGGATTGGCAGACTTTAGCCTATGCTGATTTATGGACGATTAAGGGTTTTGCTCGTAATTTAATCTTTAATGGTTTTCATCCGGTACTGCCTTGGCTAGGGTTTCTATTATTGGGCATGGTTATTGGGCGGCAAAACCTAGGGCAGGTTGCTATGCGTGAGCGTTTGTTTTTATTGGGTTTATTTGCTGCGGCGCTGGCTGAGTTGATTGTTTTATTCTTACCCTATGCTCGCTTGATGGGAATGCCTTTGGCTTATGAAGTTTTTTTTAGTACCCAGCCTATGCCGCCTTTGCCTGTGTATTTTATTGGGGCTGCAGGAAGTGCCACGGTGATCATTACACTCTGTGTGGCTTTGGGAGAAAAGTATGGGAAAAAAGCTTGGCTAATGCCTTTTGTTTATACCGGCCAATTAGGGCTCACTTTTTATTTGGCGCATGTCATTTTGGGAATGGGGCTGCTGGAGTCTTTAGGCCTGCTTGAGAATCAGTCTTTGGTTTTTTCGGTCATGAGTGCGCTATCATTTTGCGTGTTTGCCGTGATTTTTGCGAGTTGCTGGCGTAAGTTTTACCGCTTAGGGCCTTTGGAAAGCGTATTGCGGCGCTTGACTTAGGGGGGGTAAAAGCGAAATTTATTTATGGCTAATGCGGCTTTTAATTTAATAATTAAAAGAGTGCTTGAAATAAGCGGGGGCAATCTTTGGGGCTTGCTCCCGCTATGTATTTCCTGATTATGCCTCTTACTCAAACTCATTATAAATATTGTAGGGCGGGTGAAACCCGCGTATTTATTCAGCATTGCTCGCGGTTTTCATCCGCCCTACAAATTCAAAAACCAAGCCCGGTACTTAAGCAATTCATTTATATAGAGTCTATTGAGGAAGATGCATAATCAAGTTTAATTAAGCGATGAGCTTTTCTAATGCTTTTTCATAAATTGCAGCAAGCTTAGGTAAATCTTCAACCGCTACGCATTCATTGAGCTTATGAATGGTTTTGTTGATCGGGCCAAACTCAACCACTTCGGGGCAGTATTTTGCAATAAAGCGCCCGTCTGATGTACCACCCACGGTATTGAGAGCAGGTGTTTGGCCACAAACTTCGCTTACCACATCGCGCATGGCGTCGATCAGCTGGCCGTGGTCGGTTAGGAAAGGCTCGCCCGACAGTGCCCAATCAATTTCATATTCAAGCTGATGTTTGTCCAGAATGGCGTGTACGGCGGCTTTGAGCGAGTCAGCCGTGCTGGCTGTGCTAAATCTGAAATTAAATAAGGCATCTACGGTGCCGGGGATGATGTTGGTTGCGCCCGTGCCGCTATTAATATTGGATACCTGCCATGTGGTGGGCGGGAAGTATTCATTGCCGCTATCCCACACGGTGCTGGCCAGCTCTGCCAGAGCAGGAGCGAGCAGGTGGATGGGGTTTTTAGCGAGGTGCGGGTAAGCAATATGGCCTTGCACGCCGTGCACAATTAAATGCCCCGACAGCGAGCCACGACGGCCATTTTTAATGGTGTCGCCAAAGACTTCGGCTGAAGTGGGTTCACCCACAATGCAGTAATCAATTTTCTCGCCACGCGCTTTGAGCGCTTCAACCACTTTAACCGTGCCGTGATGTGCCGGACCTTCTTCGTCTGAAGTAATCAGAAAGGCGATCGAGCCTTTAGGATTTGGGTTTTTAGCCAAAAACTGCTCACAAGCGACCACAAAAGCGGCAAGGGACGCTTTCATGTCCGCTGAGCCACGGCCAAATAAATGGCCGTCCCGAATGGTCGGGGCGAAAGGATCTGAATGCCAGCGATCCAGCGGGCCGGTAGGTACGACATCAGTGTGGCCAGCAAAAACCAGTACAGGGCCGGTGTCGCCAAAGCGTGCCCAGAGATTATCTACATCTTCAAAGCGCATATGCTCAATACGAAAGCCAATGGCAGAGAGCCGTGCAGCCAGCATGTTCTGGCAGTTGGCGTCATCCGGCGTAACAGATGCCTGGCGTAATAATTGTTGGGTTAGTGCAAGTGTGGGGTCGTTCATTGCGGTGTCGTCAGTCTCTAAAAAGTGTTGCGTAGACTTCGGGTTTGAAGCCGACCGTGATCGTACCATTGTTGTCGAGCACTGGGCGCTTGATGATTGAGGTTTGCATTATCATTAAGGCGATTGCAGCATCTTTGTTGTCAATTGAGGCCTTTGTTGCCTCGTCTAATTTGCGCCATGTCGTGCCTTGGCGGTTGAGCAGGGCTTCCCAGCCGACTTGTGCTGCCCATTGCTCTAGCAGCTCGGCGCTGATCCCTGATTTTTTATAATCATGCCATTCAAAATTGTGGCCTTGCTCGCTGAGCCATGTTTTTGCTTTTTTAATGGTGTCGCAGTTGGGGATGCCATAGAGCTTCATAGGGAATCTTTTCTGTGTTGAAGAAGGGGGAGGCTGGTGCTGTTTGAAGCGGTGCACTTAAACGAGCGGCTGATGGCCGTGCTCGTTTAAGCAGTTTGATGCGGCTTAGTGCAATGAAATATCGAATGCCATATCAGGAGCGTCGTTAGGGCCTTTCTTTTCGTCGGGCTTGCGGCTTTCAGCCTCTGTGAGTGGCTGCGCATTATTGACCAGCCAGGAGAGGTTGGTCGCTGAGTCGGCGCTTTTAAGTGCTTCGTCTAGCTCAACTTCGCCATTGCGGTAAAGCTTATACAGAGCTTGCTCGAAAGTTTGCGAGCCTTCAGAGAGGCTTTGCTCCATCGCTTGTTTGATGTCGCTCAGCTGACCGGCGCGAATTAATTCTGCAATACGCGGCGTATTCAGTAGCACTTCAACTGCCGCAACCAGCTTGCCTTCTTTGTTTTTGATTAAGCGCTGCGAAACAATGGCTTTTAATGAGGACGATAAATCGTAAAGCAGTGCATCGCGCGATTCTTGCGGGTAAAAGTTAACGATGCGCGAGAGCGAGTGGTAGCTGTTATTGGCATGCAAGGTGGAGATACACAAGTGCCCCGCTTGTGCGTATTGCATGGCGTGCGTCATGGTGTCGCGATCCCGGATTTCACCAATCATCAAGACATTCGGTGCTTCACGCATCGCGTTTTTAAGTGCCTCGTGATAGCTCTTGGTGTCGATACCGATTTCGCGCTGATTCACCAGCGATTTCTTGTGCTTATGCAAGAATTCGATCGGGTCTTCCATGGTTAAAATATGCCCCGCATGGTTCTCGTTGCGGTGATTAAGCATGGCGGCCATGGTGGAGGATTTACCCGAGCCTGTCGCTCCCACCACCAGAATAATGCCGTGCTTTTCCATGATGAGCTCTTTTAATACCTCAGGAACACGGAGCTCATCAAAAGAAGGGATATTGCTGCGAATATAACGCGCCACCATCGAGATCGAGCCACGTGCTTTGAAAATATTAACGCGAAAACTACCTACCCCAACTACGGGGTAGGCAAAGTTCATTTCCAGCGTGTTTTCAAATTCGGCAATCCGCTCTGGTGTCATCAACTGATAGACCAATTGCTTGACATGCTCTGGGGCTAAAACTTGATTGTTGACCGGATAACACAGGCCATCAATTTTAATCACGATGGGTGATTGAGCGGCAAGAAAAAGGTCGGAAGCATTACGCTCCGCCATCAGTTTAAAAAACGGCAACAGGTTCATGAAAAGCTCATTTGTTAGGGCGCAACTCGCGTCTTAGTATTTTACCTACGTTTGACTTGGGCAGGCTGTCTCGGAATTCCACTTGTCGTGGAATTTTATAGTTGGTTAGGTTCTTACGGCAATGCGCAATCAAGTCTTCCTGAGTGAGTTTGGGGTCTTTTTTAACCACAAAAATCTTCACTGCTTCGCCTGACTTGTCGTCATCGACACCAATGCAAGCCACTTCAAGCACGCCCGGATGGCTCGCTACCACGTCTTCAATTTCGTTCGGGTAAACATTAAAACCTGATACGAGGATCATGTCTTTTTTGCGATCAACTAAGCGGAAAAACCCGCTTGGCGACATGATGGCGACGTCCCCTGTGCTGACAAAGCCGTCTTTACCTAGCACTTTGGCGGTTTCGTCAGGGCGCTGCCAGTAGCCTGCCATTACTTGCGGGCCATGAATAAATAGCTCGCCTGCTTCGCCAGGTGGCAGAGCTTTGCCTTCTTCGTTGCGTATTTCGCCAATCGTAGAGGGTACAGGCAAGCCAATCATGCCGTTGAATTCGGGTAAATTCATCGGGTTCATCATTGCCGCTGGTGATGTTTCGGTGAGGCCATAGGCTTCAATCAAACGCACGCCTGTGGTTTTTACCCAGCGATCTGCTACTGCGTGCTGTACGGCCATGCCGCCGCCAAGGGCAAGCTTCCATTTGCTGAAATCAAGTTTGGAAAATTCAGCATTATTGAGTAGCGCATTGAATAGTGTGTTGACGCCGGTCATGCAGGTCACCGGGTATTTGCCGATTTCTTTAATAAAACCGGGGATATCACGCGGGTTGGTGATCAGCAAATTGGTGGCACCAATTTTGGAGAAAACCATGCAGTTGGCCGTGAGTGAAAAGATATGATAGAGCGGCAGGGCCGTGACAATCATTTCTGTCCCTTCGTTGACGAGAGGGGCGATCCAAGCATGTGCTTGTTGCATATTTGCAACAATATTGCCGTGAGTGAGGATGGCACCCTTGGCAACGCCGGTGGTTCCACCTGTGTATTGTAAGAAAGCAATATCGCTGTGGTTTAAGTCGACGGGAGTGGCTTTGTGCGTGTCGCCAGTGATCAGTGCATCATTAAAACGAACGTGCCCTGGTAAGTTAAAGGCGGGCACCATTTTTTTAATGTGCTTGACCACCGCATTTACAATTTGCCGCTTAGGAAAATTCAGCCGGTCGCCGATTTCAGTCAGCAATACATGTTTAACGTCACTGCTACTGATAATTTCTTCAAGCGTGTGGGCAAAGTTGGCCAGAATGACAATGGCGACTGAGCCAGAGTCTTTTAATTGGTGGCTGAGCTCGCGCGGGGTATAGAGCGGATTAACGTTAACCACCACCATGCCTGCACGCAAAATGCCGAAAATAGCGATGGGGTATTGCAATAGATTAGGCAGCATGACAGCAACACGTGAGCCGCGTGGCAGTTTTAGCTCGTGTTGCAAATAGGCGGCAAAGGCGGACGACTGTTGATCCAGCTCGCTGTAGCTGATTGATTTTCCCATGTTTAGGAAAGCGGGTCGTTCTCCGAATCGTGCTACAGAGCGGGCGAGTACCGCAGGTATTGCGGCAAATTCATTGATATCAATTTCCCGGGGAACGCCCAGTTGATAACTTGCCCACCATGCTTGTTCCATCTATCTTTCCTCGGTTTGTATTACATGTAAATTTCACTACTCTAGTGTGCAAGTGTCAAACTCACAAGTATCTATGTTCCCTGTTTCGTCAAACGATAGTTTCTGTTACAATCCCGCCTTCTTCGGTTAAAAGGCCGAAGAAGTGGTAAAGAAATGGGCGCAGTTTTGCAGCCCATTTTTTGTTTGTGGCGATCGCGTATCGTGTTCGGAATGCTTGCTCGCGGTATTGCAGCAGCATTCGCTGGTTGAGTTGTTCGTGGTTATTTATAGCTCATGGGGCTCAATCAGATAAGTGGCAAAGGAATGTATGGCAGCAAATATGCAGGACGTGCTGGAAACCACCCTGCCAGGTCTCGGGTATGAACTCGTTGATCTGGAGCTTGCGCGAAATGGGTTGGTTCGGGTCTTTATTGATAAGGAAGGCGGCATTAATGTGACTGACTGCGTAACCGTAAGTCA encodes the following:
- a CDS encoding AMP-binding protein, producing MEQAWWASYQLGVPREIDINEFAAIPAVLARSVARFGERPAFLNMGKSISYSELDQQSSAFAAYLQHELKLPRGSRVAVMLPNLLQYPIAIFGILRAGMVVVNVNPLYTPRELSHQLKDSGSVAIVILANFAHTLEEIISSSDVKHVLLTEIGDRLNFPKRQIVNAVVKHIKKMVPAFNLPGHVRFNDALITGDTHKATPVDLNHSDIAFLQYTGGTTGVAKGAILTHGNIVANMQQAHAWIAPLVNEGTEMIVTALPLYHIFSLTANCMVFSKIGATNLLITNPRDIPGFIKEIGKYPVTCMTGVNTLFNALLNNAEFSKLDFSKWKLALGGGMAVQHAVADRWVKTTGVRLIEAYGLTETSPAAMMNPMNLPEFNGMIGLPVPSTIGEIRNEEGKALPPGEAGELFIHGPQVMAGYWQRPDETAKVLGKDGFVSTGDVAIMSPSGFFRLVDRKKDMILVSGFNVYPNEIEDVVASHPGVLEVACIGVDDDKSGEAVKIFVVKKDPKLTQEDLIAHCRKNLTNYKIPRQVEFRDSLPKSNVGKILRRELRPNK
- a CDS encoding DUF418 domain-containing protein produces the protein MKQRILGFDLARALAIFGMVIVNFKIVMHANSSENMAWLKIVNIIDGRASALFVILAGVGLSLLTRQSRLSGDLQSLAVERKALFKRAGFLFILGLLYIEIWPADILHYYGIYISIGALCLMLPSRYIMVLVLLLLIASSFLFGMLNYSTAWDWQTLAYADLWTIKGFARNLIFNGFHPVLPWLGFLLLGMVIGRQNLGQVAMRERLFLLGLFAAALAELIVLFLPYARLMGMPLAYEVFFSTQPMPPLPVYFIGAAGSATVIITLCVALGEKYGKKAWLMPFVYTGQLGLTFYLAHVILGMGLLESLGLLENQSLVFSVMSALSFCVFAVIFASCWRKFYRLGPLESVLRRLT
- a CDS encoding PilT/PilU family type 4a pilus ATPase; its protein translation is MNLLPFFKLMAERNASDLFLAAQSPIVIKIDGLCYPVNNQVLAPEHVKQLVYQLMTPERIAEFENTLEMNFAYPVVGVGSFRVNIFKARGSISMVARYIRSNIPSFDELRVPEVLKELIMEKHGIILVVGATGSGKSSTMAAMLNHRNENHAGHILTMEDPIEFLHKHKKSLVNQREIGIDTKSYHEALKNAMREAPNVLMIGEIRDRDTMTHAMQYAQAGHLCISTLHANNSYHSLSRIVNFYPQESRDALLYDLSSSLKAIVSQRLIKNKEGKLVAAVEVLLNTPRIAELIRAGQLSDIKQAMEQSLSEGSQTFEQALYKLYRNGEVELDEALKSADSATNLSWLVNNAQPLTEAESRKPDEKKGPNDAPDMAFDISLH
- the dapE gene encoding succinyl-diaminopimelate desuccinylase — encoded protein: MNDPTLALTQQLLRQASVTPDDANCQNMLAARLSAIGFRIEHMRFEDVDNLWARFGDTGPVLVFAGHTDVVPTGPLDRWHSDPFAPTIRDGHLFGRGSADMKASLAAFVVACEQFLAKNPNPKGSIAFLITSDEEGPAHHGTVKVVEALKARGEKIDYCIVGEPTSAEVFGDTIKNGRRGSLSGHLIVHGVQGHIAYPHLAKNPIHLLAPALAELASTVWDSGNEYFPPTTWQVSNINSGTGATNIIPGTVDALFNFRFSTASTADSLKAAVHAILDKHQLEYEIDWALSGEPFLTDHGQLIDAMRDVVSEVCGQTPALNTVGGTSDGRFIAKYCPEVVEFGPINKTIHKLNECVAVEDLPKLAAIYEKALEKLIA
- a CDS encoding ArsC family reductase, producing MKLYGIPNCDTIKKAKTWLSEQGHNFEWHDYKKSGISAELLEQWAAQVGWEALLNRQGTTWRKLDEATKASIDNKDAAIALMIMQTSIIKRPVLDNNGTITVGFKPEVYATLFRD